The Halichoerus grypus chromosome 9, mHalGry1.hap1.1, whole genome shotgun sequence genomic sequence AACttattatataaatgtgtattagAGCCTCAAGCTATTAAAACTTGAAGGGGTTTCAAAGACCATCTAGTCCAGCTACCTCTATTCCCGGGAAGAAGCCCACCCAAGGAGCGGAAGTGACTTTCCTTAACTTATGTGGCTCCCCAGGGCTTTTGGTATAGAACTTGACTTTCTTAGTCCCAGCAACGCTGGGCACTTTCCTGTCTTTACTACTGAGGTTTGGAGAGACTGAAgtgatttctaaaaatgtttgtcATGTCTGTGTCCCTTCTGTATGGCTTTCACCTCTGGCATTCTCTGCAGAGTCTAGGCCTTGGGTATACATAGATGAATATGACATCACCTCTGCCTCATAGAGAACACAGGATAGTTAGAAAAGCAAATAGGACAATGGAAGTAGAAGCATATTCTAAAGTGCCATAGAAATGTAGTTATTATTAGTTTAGGTAATGCTAATGCATAAGCTGACATTGACACTAGTTTGTGAGTGATAGAGGACCTTGAATATCATTCACCCTCCTGCAGAAATTATAGGATTAATTCTCATTTGGTCCTTGAAAGCAaactttataaatggaattattcaaATAATGATATCTCTCACCCCAATaggcttatatttttattgatttaaacaTTTGGAAAGTGGTTGAATTTAtgtagtttctttcctttttgcagAAAATCAATATCTAAGTCAACTATTTATCTTTATGAACTATTTCAGAATTATATGAAGAGATATTTAATTGACTCAATCATTTCATTCATAGTTTGTAATGCATGGacctttttttttatcatcttaaGAGATATAGAATTCTTTCAGATTTGTCTAATAACATCCTTTCAAAATGCCCAATCTGTACCAATTATTCTACCACCTAAAACCTTTACTTTgatatgatgaaaaaaaatgaatggaaaaataaggtTAATTGTGTGACCTTATTATGGAAAGACATATTATTAgattaaatttaaagatttttttggtccccatttggaattctttttctgAAATGGAATAATTCATATAATCTGTAAACCTACATggtttttttttgtcagagaccAATTTGTATAATTAATAATAGAAAGAGTTTTTTAAGAACCAGAGGTAGAGGACAGGTAATTTAGTTAGGAAATGGTGCCACTTTGTGTTAAGGTTTAGGTAAGCATGTGCAAAATGTGTACTCTTTGAAATGTATTTGCTAcagattttaatattaaatagttGAATGTATATTCATTACCTCTCCTACATATAAGTAAACCACAAGTTTACTACTTTTTAATTCGTAACATGCTACCTAGTAGAGTTTTTATGGGAAAGAAAGTAGAGATTTAAATTGGATAATGGAAGGAAGAGTAAATTTTGTatctctctgtgtatatataaatgattagtaatgtatttattatgtgtatatatgataatatagaatgtatatacatatgatacAATGATTTAATGACAGTATATAAATAGAGCCTTCTAAATATCCTAAGCCTTCAAATAGTAAATATGAGAGggttaatttttttgaaagtacttaaaaaatcagtttttccaATCCTTTTTTCTGTGTTTGGATTCAGTGTCATAGTGAGAATGTGATGGAAGACTGTAATTGCTGTGGTTTATGAACATTGGTGATTGTCTTTTAGACTAGTTAATTTCTCGTTCCTCTTTCCCCCACCATGTACGTTTATTTGCAGATATATATATCAGTGAATAGTTGTGCActatgctaaatattttatatatttcattagaAAGTCAAATGAGGTATTACTGTCATCATTTAACAGATAATAACACTTAATATGTGACTGGTAGGGTTCAAACCCGGGTCCAATTCATAAGCACCAGAAAAGTCTATCTACCAACATTTAGTTCACAGAAATCATTTTGATACAATGCCTATAGGGGTAGTAAGATACAGCTGCCATTTTTATGATTGtcctcttgtttctttgtttttacaggGATTTTCAAGATGAATTATACCGAGTCCAGCCCATTGACAGAATCAACTGCAATAGATTTTACACCCGAGTTAGAAAGTATCATACCTGTGCCTTCCAATGAGACCACATGTCAAAACTGGAGAGAGATACATCACCTAGTTTTTCatgtagcaaatatttttttcacaattgGGTTGGTTATTCCAACTACTCTTCACCTTCATATGATACTCCTTAGGGGAATGTTAACTATAGGTAAGAATACCTACCTAATCAAGACGTTTGTAACTTCTCTGGAACTGGCATCAGATAGGCTTTGTGTTGGGGGCTTCAGGGCATTTCTTGTCAGGTCTATAGCATACCAAAAATATAGGTCTCTGTCGGCAAATTAGCAGTACATATATCAGGTAACTTGCAACGTAGGCCTTTACATgcccttatttattttagagaagactgtgtgtgttttcttttttttttttttaaagattttagttatttatttgacacagagagacagccagagagagaacacaagcagggtaagtgggagagagagaagcaggcttcccaccgagcagggagcctgatgcggggctcgatcccaggaccctgggaccatgacctgagccaaaggcagatgcttaatgactgagccaaccaggcgccccatgactgtgtgtgttttctatatTGTTTAGATTTTCCAGATATCAAAAACTCCATTTGTATGTAGGAGTGTGTGATCCAAATCCTGGTTCCACCACTTGCTAACTGTGTCACTGGGGCAGGGGATCGAACCTTTCTACCCCTTAGTTTTCCCACGTGTCAAATAAGGGTTAAAATAATACCACCTCctagggttgttgtaagaattaaatgagtgtgtgtgtgtgtgtgtgtgtgtgtgtgtgtgtgcgcacatgtgtaTGTATGATATTTGACTTctaatagtgcctggcacatagtaagtactatCCAGTCTTAACCACTATTATTTAAATAGGCATTTCTTATGGCCTATAATGCAACACTGGGAACAAAAGTAATTTCCCAGACACCATagttcaaataaaacttttttgaGGGCTCCAGTAATCCTGATGAAGCAGGTTAACTTGATTCACATCAAAATGCCAAAACaattgaatgaattattttagCCGCTGATTCTTGACAAATTACGCTCTATGTGATTGTTTCTTtggtgatttatttattcaggtgCATTTTTGAGCACCTATAATTTGTCAGGCAAAGACTGAAGAAGGCAGTGTCCATCTTTGAAAAAGATACTTTGGGGGGGCTGGAGAGAAACAGATGGGCAGTCATGCGTGCGGTGTCGGATGCTGTGATGCAGGTGTGCGCCCAGggccagggagaaagagagagggtgataGGCTCAGCAGGAAGGCCGAGCAGGGTCACACTGAGGAGATGACACTGGAGCTGGCTTTTGGAAGGGCTTCtctgcgtgtgagtgtgtgtgtatccagGTGAAAGGCACGGAGGAGAGGGAAATTCGGCATATTGAGGGAGAATGAAGAGTGACCCATTATGTctgaaacacatgaaaaatgacaaggaatGTGCAAAGTGAAGCCTGGAAGTGAgagacaggcttccagttatggaatgaataagttatgggaataaaaggcacagcgtaGGGAATATAGCCAGTGATACTAtaatagtgttgtgtggtgacagactGTAGCCACGCtggtggtgagcagagcataatgtattgagatattgaatcactatgttgtccacctgaaactaatgtaacattatgcatcaactatactcaaaatgaataaacagtagatagataagtagatagatagaatAGGAAGAGGCTGGAAGGGAAGATAGAAGGCAGCTTGTGGGACTTCTGTGTTACCTCTGAGGCAGGTAGGGATTGCAGCAGGCATGACAGTGTTGaatgaaaaacaagacaaacccACACCCTATAAAAAGGCAAAGGCTAATTAtaaatttttcaagattttatttatttatttgaaagagagagagtgggggcacgcacaggagcaggggtgggggaggggcagagacagagggagaagcgactccccgttgagcagggagctcaaggcagggcttgatcccaggtgccaggatcatgacctgagccaaaggcagatgcctaaccgactgagccacccaggcacgctgctaattataaattttaagacACAGTTTTAGAGGTAGGACAGACCAAGGAGATCATCTAATCCGACCAAGAAGAAACCTGGAGAAGTTAAATGACTCATCCAAAATTAAGACGGACAGAATGTGGCCAAACCAGGGCTATAATTCATGTCCTCATGTTCCCAGTCAGTTGAAGCATTATTTTTCCCCTGTCTTCTTTAagtaatactattttaaaattcaaaagaatttgctatgaaatattattttaaaaacttctaaagttttacattttggtcTGCTCAGATGCCCCAGATCATtctgatgaaataaaaattgcaaatgGATAACTTTTTAATGTGGGAGGTTAGCTTTTATGTGCATGTATGTTGTTGATATATTTGTATCatattgataattttattttaaattaaaaatgtatattgactCTCCCACcaaaaatggatcaaaaagaaCTGGGATATTTTTCCTAAAGTGAGAGAATTGATAAAAAGCAAGATTTCCATAGGTGAGTGGAAAATCatcaaatgaaaaattcagatGGCTAgaaaattttggtaaaatatttgGGTTCACCAataatcatggaaatgcaaaataaaacacataattcCTCAGTATCAAATTAAGACTTTTCAAATTTTGTAATATTAACAACTTGATAGTGGCATTCCCAACTAGTAGGATTACAAATAATCTATATACCTTTGGGAAACAATTCTTCAGTCTCATCAAAGCTATAAAGTTCATTTCCTTCACTTACTGTCAGGTAATCCACCCTAAGGAAATAGTCAGAAAAACATTAATTCTTAATGTATAAAGATGTCTTGGCGATGTATCAAAAATTTACACCCAAAAAAATCTCATCTGTTTACCAGTTGGGAAATGGTTAAATTAGGGCTTAATCAGTTACAGTCATTAAAAACTATGTATATgaagaattttaacaaaatagggaaattaccacaataagtaaaataagtacaagtgggttttaaaatttttatatactgtAGGTTTGCCATCAGGTAAAAATACATCAAGACAGTAAGGAAGTATTAAATATCAACAGTGGTTTTCTCTAAGTggtaggtttttttcccctttaaaaaatattttctatataaattttctGCAACaaagcacatttttcttttgtggtaataagacaaaaaacaaaatggaacttAATGTGATGTTTggcttaggtatttttttttttttttaaagagagagagagagtgcacttgcacaagcagggggaggggcagagggagagagagagagaatcccaatcaAGTTCTATGGggtgctggggttggggggggggggaagtgcaggagtgggggaggggagtggggggtttttggcctgagccaaaatcaagagtctgacgcttaatcaactgagccacataggtgccccTGGCTTaagtatttctaaaatgtgtttggggtttttttaatatatatacagagaATAACAAATTTATTAAGCTATATGCTGACGCTATTCCAGACATCTAACACATTGACTTTGTTATTCAACAGGATGCACCCTTTATATTGTCTGGGCCACTCTCTACCGATGTGCCTTGGATATCATGATCTGGAACTCTGTGTTCCTGGGTGTCAACATTTTGCATCTGTCATATCTTTTGTACAAGAAAAGACCGGTAATTACTAAAATTCATTAATAAGGAAGAGATTTTAAAgtcaaaaaacttttaaagtgcTTTGTTCAGACTTGAGAATGAACATCTAACATCTTTAGTCCCTTTAATATcatttctctgattttgtttatgtatgtCTGAAAGTGAAATATTTGAACACCATGaactttgttttacaaatgagtcttttttaaagatgtatttatttattttagagagagagtgcaggcgggaggggcagagagggagggagagagaatcttaggcggactccacactcagcacagagcccacgcagggctccatcccacgaccctgagatcaagacatgagccgaatccaagagtcaggcgctcaaccaactgtgccacccagacacccctacaaatgagttttttaaactttttacatCATTAAGACAATTTAGACATGAAAGGACATTTTTCGTCATAgaacttcattatttcttttgtctATTGATATTTAAATGTCACTTGGAAATATCTTTGCCCAGCTGTAAAATTAATTACTCACAGGCAACTTCCTTGAACATACTAATGATTTACAAATAGTTCCTGCTATTTTGTAAAtgtaatgactttatttttttctcattatgcccaaaatattcatttaaggAAATCGTCATCTGGGGAGGGTTTTGCCAAAACATtagtatttaactttttttttcaactctgaTTTATCTTCTTGTGTTTCTGGTCATTCTAAGACCAAAAAGATGTAAATAGGATAAGAAAGCTGTGTGACTTCTAGAAATCCTTCCCCACATTGTTTACTAATGGTTCAAAGTACACACAATTATTCAGTAAGGTAAAGGGCCTCATCTTATATTCAAAGCCAGACATGTGCACAGAAAACTATTAGAAAACAAGACATTTCACAGGAAACGATAATTTGAATGATATAAATGATACATGTAATAGGCATTCTACAGATTGTAACCTCCTCAAACGTTGCCACCCAGTCTGTTTTGcttactgtattagttttctctaGGTTACCCTGTGTAATAAACAACCTGAAAATCTCAGTGACAAATAACAGTGACAGGCCCTTTTTCTCACCCACCTTATAGGTGGGCTCTAGCAATTGTGTGTCAACTGTGATTCTGTGCTGTGTCTTCATTTCAGGGTCTCTGCTGAAGCAGCAGGTTCTGGTTAGACATGCATTCTCATGGCAGAGAAAGAAGTacaagagaacaaaagagaaagaccTGGTGTCTCTTAAAACTTCTGCACAGAAGGAGCATACGTCACTTttgctcacattccattggctaAAGCAAATGACATGGTCAAGCGTGATAGTGTGGGAATAGGCTGGGGTAAGgggatggataatccttttacaGGGGATGGTAGCAGCAAATAGTCGGGAATGATAATATCATCTCCCACCTTACAGTTGTGTTCCGCGTTCCTGTCAACCATGATTGTCACATAACaagtgctcaaaaaaatatttgatgagtgaCTGCTTTCACAAGAAGAATTAAGAAGGCTTCATGAAGGAATTGGGACTTGAGCTAAGACTTGCAGAATGAGCAGATTATGAATTTGAGTCAATAGATCTTTCAGTTCCTGTGTTCATTACCAGGCCACATTGGCTAGTGTGTATCTTGAAAGTGGGACATATTTGTGAATAAACTCTTTTAAACACTCGTTACTAGCACTCTGAAGTAGAAGAGGTAGATGGTAGTGATAATGAGGATTACGATTTCTGAATATCAGAACTTGCTGGCACCCCAAGTTCTGAACATAAGGTTCAGAAGTTGCTGATGCGATGATGGTAGGAGCATCAGGTAAAACACCCACACAGTAtctgtgcttttgtttcttcTCACATTATAAGCctacttttttgaaaaatataaatgctgGTTCTTTGTTAAAATGAAAGACTGCAAGAGCATTGCAAAGGCTATAGTGACGTCTGAGTGGTTATCGTTATCTGGATCTATAAGCTTTATGGTGTGACTGTCAGAGATTTCATTGGGATGGACGATCATTTGAACCCCAAAGTTCATTCACCTGCTATACAGTTTTCCCAGACTAATGCTGGGCCCAAATATGGCGTGTGATCTGGGTCTTGTCTGACAGCAGAGGTGATTCAGCCATTTTGCTTTTCCCTTCCTCCAGTAGCCAGACTTAATTCTGTGGGTTCTCATTCTACAGAGTAGTTTACTTTAAGATGAAATTGCTGCACAGAAACCCTTTTACTCTCTTCACTTGGcttcagaataaataaatcagaagcaATGATTGCAGCTGTGGATGTTTGTTTTTCTAAACTGATGCATTAAACAATACTTACAATAGGCAAAATGCCTAATGcatgtattttcataaatttttccCAAGTTGATTCCTActttatgtgtttattgttttGCTATAACATTGAAAAGTTCACGTAATTTCTTTCTGTGAAACAAAATTgttataaagacaaaaatgtttcGTGTTATTTACAGGAAATGCTAAGATTGGAAAGGTCTATGTTGTGGTTAACGTTCAAAACCTCCACAGCTGTTCTGCAGCGCATGGGAAGAGATGTGATCAATAGTGCAAATCTTTTCCATATGCTCTTAGAGTTGTTTAACTGCAAAAGTGCCCTTTGAGCATCTAAACTTCTGTCCCCACTTCCTGTCTGGGTACGAGTCCATTGACTGAAATGCAGAAGGGCCACGGTGCGTCTTGCAGATTTGTTTCTTCTCAAACCCGTATTGAGACGGCAGAAGCCAGTGTTTTGCTGTTGCTGTGTTATGGCAGCATCCGGTCATTGCTGCATTTCAGGTAAAGATTGAGAAGGAGCTCAGTGGCATCTACCGCCGATTGTTTGAACCACTCCGTGTGCCTCCAGATCTGTTCAAAAGATTAACCGGCCAGTTTTGTATGATCCAAACCTTAAAAAAGGGCCAGACGTATGCTGCAGAGGATAAAACCTCAGTTGACGACCGTCTGAGTATCCTCCTGAAGGGGAAGTAAGTGCTCTCCGGAAATTGAAATTCCCAGTTCGCCTTGAATCTTCGCATGTCCCCTGGGTAGGAAATGACTAGAAGGGAATGATACAGATCATCAGGTCACAGAGTTTGTTGGTGGTGAAATCCCATGTTACAACTGTATTTTCGAATACTACCAAGTAACAGGTTAGAGTTACATAGAATTGACTACTCTGAATCTTGTGGATGTTAGGATTTCCACCTGTGAACATTTTGAACCTTTATTgaccctttttttaaagttaatgagTCAACATTGAAGTAGGTTTGAGTTAGGCATTAAACTTCCAGAAGCTTGTGCATGTTTCACAGgtgatttatttttgaatatcaCAAAAACATAACTTCTAGGAATATTAGCCTTCTGAGGAGAGAGCCAGTATATACTGTTCTGACATAATTATTAATACCAGCCCTTTCCTTCTCAAAAGTATCTGATTTTGAGTAATAAATTTATGATCACTCTAGCTATATGAGCAGTGATAACCATTGGAAGGCACATGTCTGCTCAATAGTGgaacctgtcttttttttttttcttgttggtgAAATTTATATtgaagtaaatatttatgctttgAATTATGTTTGTCCTCTGTGGAGTCTTTAAAACTTTAGTACAAAATACCAACCCATTAGATTAAGGATCGTCATGTTATTTGTGGAAATATTATGCatttattaacattaatttctGTTATCAGAATGAAGGTTTCCTATCGAGGACATTTTCTGCATAACATTTACCCCTGTGCCTTTATAGATTCTCCTGAATTTAGATCAACTCAGATGCACAAAGGTGAAAAATTCCAGGTATGTTTCATCATGATTTTCAGAAGATTGGAACTAGTTCGTGTCTCATTTGATATTCAGAAGATATTAATAGAAAAGTGATTTATTGAAAAAAGAGATTTCCATATGGTACATATAGCATGATCCCATTTTCATAAAACTTAAACAAAATAGTATCTATGCATGCATAAAAAGAGGTCTAGAAAGATATATCCTACTTTGGCCGTAGTGTTAACACTTAtttctgggttgtgagtttgactgttttttaattttcttccttttggtttattggaatttttataatttttctgtagaAAACATATAGTGCTTTGAttatgagaagaaaggaaaatgtcagTTGTGGATAATCAGTGTTCCTAAAACATGTAATTCGTTACTTTTgttgggaaaaaaacagaagctgGCTTTACCTTAGAGATCTTCTTTTGTTAATCCTTATGAAAAAATTAATcactttactcttttatttttaatgaatacttTAAGGGCAAAGGATGAAGTTCTTCATAGCTGAAATTCGCTCCATTATGTGGCACTTTGTTTTGATTCTTTCTGTAAGTGTCCAGCCCTCCTATATTATTCCCCACTTGACTGATAGGAAAGTAACCAAGAAAATGGGTGAGAGTTTCCTTTGCTCTCAGCCTCTAGATAAACAGCAGTAAGGAAATAGCCTGAGAAGATCCTGAGCAAGAGTGTAAATGTATAGGTAGGAAATGGAATAGGAGGGATGTTATCACCTGAGGGAGGAAATGTCAGTGTTTCTTGATGACACATCTTATTTTTGAGTCCCATTTTGAGGCACCATACAATCTGGGAGGCCACATgaagataaaagggaaaatttaCAGACATACGGTTGAGTTGAGTTTATATACGATGGTTGGAGCCCTACCCCACTCCTATTCTGCCTGAGTAGCAGGTCTGACTAACCACACAACCTGTGAAAGTTATGTGCATTTACTACAAGGTCTCATGTAAGTTCATTAACTGGGTGTAGTACTGTTCCCAAGCAGACTGAGGTTAAGATACACAAGTGGAAAGCTAATGCTATCTCGTGGCTTCTCGAATTTACACTCTCACCTTGTGTTTGTGAGGGTCAGCTGTGCACTGAGACTTATGTTCTTACTGTACCACCATCTACAAACTAGTACAAAGccacttcttccctctctccttctttcctctgccCCCCTTACAATTTCTTCTTCCAAAGCCCATTTATCTTTTGATCCGTTTCTCTGTCTAGAGTAGCAAGGGGCGTTGCACAATAACTCAGTCTCATTATAACCCCAAAGAGACTGGAATTTGGAGAGGGGGTGGAAACTGAGCCCCCTTCGTTTCTGGAAACAAGCGCTCCCTGAGAGGCCAGGGATATGAACAGGTACTATCTTTTCCACTGgacttcaaattaatattttgattaaGTTAACAAAAAGGAATTCCTACTATGAGCTGCAGTTTCTTCTTGGGGACTAGGGGTTGGGATTTGGTAGTTGAGAAATGTTCCTGAAAATTGCTGTGGCTATTCCAAAATCATGGCCCAGATCGAGGTACCGTAGCTGGGAGAGGATATTTATTCAGCCTTTCCAACACCAGTCACCTTTTGTCTGCGCAGAGTGTGGTGTGGCGTCTTCTGATTGGTCAATGGATAAAAACTACTTTAGCATCGTGGAACCTGGGTCCTGCACAGTTGGAGCAGGCTCCATCAGAGCAAACCCTTGGGAGAgattgtgttttgattgtttacAAAATGTTCCCATTGACAGATACTCAAGAGTAAAAATAGCCATTGCACATCTGTGTAGAAGTACGTAGTGCCTCTTTCTGAAGCAAGTTCCCAAATGAAACATGCCACCCGCTCTAACGTCTCACTACCTGTGCCCATAGCAGAGGACATTTGAAAGTGTCAGTGGTCAGACTTCCCCACCTCCATGCTTTTCACCTGCtagtctcatttttctttaattctgaaCAATTAAAAGTGTTCTGACAAGGAGCTCcttccttcaaatttttatttctttaaatcatcTTTGGTAGGGGTGCTAATGAATTATAGAATAAggtggaaggagaaaagaaaggcaagTGGGCCCAATGACCGTCTCTCGAGATTGCACAGCAAATGTGGTTTGGGTATATGTGTGACGATTACGACAGGCGCAGTGACAGGGCTGAGAAACCGATTCTGAACTTGAACTCCCAGATGCCTGAGAGGCGCTTATAGCCATCTTGGTACTTACCCACCAAAGTTGCTGCTTAGAACTCTTGATAGAACCTTGGGTATCTTTATTACAAAAGGTGGAAGTAGTCTTTcgtgtttgctttctttttctttgtgccGTTGTTTTATGTCAAGTGAGCTTTACCGTTTTCCCATTTATCTTTTGTATTCTATTTCCCACTATTGCTTGCCCCTGGTTGGTTGCACGTCCTGTGCTGTGAAGTCTGAAACCCAAAGCTTTATTGACTTTAAGGGAAGAAGAATGTCTTGGAGATCCCAGCCCTCATGAAGTAAATGAGCATTAAATTTCCACCTGTGCTTAAACCAAACCTGATCTTGGTGTTAAGTAAATCTTTTGGTTAAGCTGTGAAGCACTTTAATCGGCCAACTTTGACCCTACTGTATATTAGTGCTCTGGAGAACTCTAAGCATTGGTTGAATAGAGCAGTCCTAGGACATTTTTGTGTTCCTGAAGTGCGAAATGTTATATGatacatgaagaaaataacaaatccTCCCCTGAGGACAGTCAACCAGTCATATTGTTGAGCTGCTCTTGCCAATCCTGACACATTTGGCAATTCTCTCAGACACCCTTGTTCTTGTGTAATGTCTTCCCATTCTGTGAAGGTGTAGAATCTAAAGGGAGGGACAGGCCTAGTGCCTTGATGTAATCAAGGCAAACCTGATCACAAACACTTAGTCCAGTTCTCTCACTGAAAGAAATCCTTTTGTATCTCCCAGTGCCATGTTTGCCTTTATTTCCTCAGTAAAATTCTCCAGAGCTGAAGCATGGCACTGCTGAGGTACCCTAATGACTTAAGaagcaaatttattttacagaagctttaaaaattcttatattgCTTTATAGAAATTCctcattaaaatatgttttacttGGCTGTTGTGACAGGAAATCATTAAACACAAATGTCTATTTGGTAGAAATGAAGCATTAGCCATCGTGTAAAATGACCTCAGTCAATATGCTAACTCCGTACTTCCAATTAAATGCCTGCACTTAGGGACTTGCAAGTTACTCGTACATACTGTAGGTATAGCTTATTATTTGAATACTGTTGTTAAatctaaatttaataataatttaaacaggtttaaagtatttttcaaccatcaataagaaatgtatttgttAAGCAAATGATAGTATCAGAAGTGTCATTGCCTCTGTGGAAACTTGAGGTTACTGGAATGGTTGAAAAGAAGTTAAATGCATTATGTGTCACCTAGGTacaattcctttttctcctggaTGACTTCCAACTCCTCTTTTAACTTCTTCCCCCATTGCACATGGCTTATATGTGCACGGATGACCTCTTTGCCAAATGAAGGCACCTCCAACTCCTAACCCGTTCTTCAGTGCTTGGTTACAGGTCTATGCCATAGCGAGTACCAGTGCTCACCTTTCTCAAATTACTCctgtagaatattattcagctgtctTGCATTTATTTACCCATCTCAGTATTTCTGGTAACTCCTCAGTACTGACTTGACCTTATacttctcttcttaaaaaaaaaaattgggggataGTGAGGGTCAGATGTCTTTACTAATAAGTAAAGATCAGCTTCCTCCACTAGAATGTAGGCTTCATGACATCGTGTTCTCCAGTTCTTTGTATGAGGGACTCTTGATGGACTCTGAGCCGACCTTGTGGTCACTTAGCCAAATTACTTTCAATGTGATCGTGTTGCTGAATATTGGACACATTGGGTAGGGTTTGGCTTGGTGGGAAAATATGTCTGGGCTGGAAGTCAGAAGTACTCACTCCACCACTAATCAACATGTGTTCATGAATAAGTTTTTGGTTCTTGTCATTTggcatctgaaaaatgaggaagaatatTACTTGCCTTATCTGAAAGGCAATTTTGAGGCACTTACTTACAGATGTAAAAACACCTAAATGTTTAAAAGTGCGATACATATGTA encodes the following:
- the POPDC1 gene encoding popeye domain-containing protein 1: MNYTESSPLTESTAIDFTPELESIIPVPSNETTCQNWREIHHLVFHVANIFFTIGLVIPTTLHLHMILLRGMLTIGCTLYIVWATLYRCALDIMIWNSVFLGVNILHLSYLLYKKRPVKIEKELSGIYRRLFEPLRVPPDLFKRLTGQFCMIQTLKKGQTYAAEDKTSVDDRLSILLKGKMKVSYRGHFLHNIYPCAFIDSPEFRSTQMHKGEKFQVTIIADDNCRFLCWSRERLTYFLESEPFLYEIFRYLIGKDITNKLYSLNDPTLNDKKAKKLEHQLSLCTQISMLEMRNSIASSSDSDDGLHQFLRGTASMSSLHVPSPHQRGSTKMKPIEEGVEDDDEVFEPVSPNALKFHQLP